The Nitrospira sp. sequence CGATCATTCACGCCCGGCTTTCGCACTGCCACAATGTTGTTCGCGTCCAGCAGATCGATGGGTCCTCCAGCAAAAAGCTTCAAAAGGACAAGCGATTTCCAGTTCACCACCGGCACTGAACAGCCAAGCGTGTCTAGTCTTTCAATGTTCTTAAAAGCAAGAGCAGCCATCTTCGATGGCAGTACGATCAGTTGAATCGGCACGTCTTGTCCTTCGGATGTCATGCTCAGGCGGAAGACGCCTTGTAGTGGGTCATCTATGCCGCCAGGTTCGTATGTGGCTCCTAGGTAAACGGCCAAGGCATGCGGTTCCGAAGTTCCGAGGGCGACGGCCAGATCGATGTCTTGCGTGGCCCGCGCAACACCCCATGCCGACACGGCGAAGCCACCGATCAACGCATAAGAAGAAAGCAGTCGAGCGCTGTGGGCTTGATCTAAACGTTCAACAATCCGGCTTAGGGCTTCGGAGAACACCGGTTCAATTCGTAGCAGACATCGGAGAGGTGCAATGCGATGGTCAGCCGTTCTTCAGGAGTCTGAAGCCGAGCGCGTTCGATCTTCTCATCGGACAGCTGTCGACCCAATTTACTCGGTCGCCGTCCATACTGCTTCGAACTGGTCGAGTGTTGAAGCTTCATGGTTCTAAGTATACATGGGTCAGCAGAAACCTTAAAGGATGAAAAGGAACCATCACACTCCGACTTGCTCATGACGCATGGTGAATCAGCAAGGGGGCCAAGATGCTTGAGACATACGGCCACATCTGAGCGGGGAGAGGAGCGGCTGTGATCAGCGCTTGGTCTGCGGGGGCATGTACTTGATCATCTCGTCGGCGAGTTCTTTGGCGATGTCCTTGAGGCTCGGTTTGATGAACATGTAGCTGTTGGACCGTTCATGGCGCGCTTTCCAGACCGTCGTGCCGGTCGCCGCATCGATCAGCCGCAGGCTCAACCCCACTCGTCCGACGTTATCTCCTTCCTTCCGCACGTATTCCCAGGAATTGACCCGGACCACCAGGAAGGAATCGACGTTGAGCGCTTTACCGAGCTTGATGGCCGAATCCTTATCGGATTGACCGGTCATCTCGAGGCGGGAGAAATAAAACACCAGTGAATCGAACGCCTCTTTTGAGGCCTGAAAAATATCCGTCACGTTTTCCGGCGACATGACCTTCTCGATGGTCCCCTGACGATTGAGCGCTCCGGCCAAGACATCCTGAATATCCTCGCGTGCGCTGTCGTATTGGCTCGCCATCGGCGGCAACACGGCGATGCTCTGCGGTCGAAAGACTCTGGCGCCGGGGCCTTCCCACACTTCCTGCAAGCCGCCACAACCTGCAAGCATCAAGGCCAGAGCCATTACGGATGCCAGACGTACACATGTTCGAGACAGCATTGGTTTAGTATACCATTAGAATGTGAATGAAACAGAGGCGGAAACTAGGGCGCCCTTTTCACGGAAGTCGTACCCACCTCCGGCGTCCGCCCGGAATGAGAACCATCGCACCCCTAGTCCCGCTGTAGGAACGAAGGGCGTGGATGCATCCTGCATGTTCTTGAACGTGCCGATTCTAAATGACAGAAACTCGGACAAGATCGTTTGTTCGAGCCCCAAGCTCAGGAGCTGGCTTTTCACTCCCGGGACGAACGTCTTATTCGAAGTCGCATCCACATCGGCCGTCAATGTCAGCGTGGAGTACGGATTGATCGCGACGCCGGCGCGAACCTGTGGTTCCAATTTTAATTCCCCGCCCTCTGCGGCATCGAAGGTCGGTTTGTTGATGTCCTTCGCGACGATCCCAAACCTGATCCACGAGGATGGGCGATAGATGGCTCCGATGTCAATTCCGTAGGTCGTTGAGATGTTCGGTTTGCCGAAGTGATCGGTGGTGCTGACACCGCTCCCGCCTTGAAGGTCGGTCGAACCACGGTACGCGGCGCCTTGGATAACCTTTACGGTCATCCCGATTGAAAAGGTCTTATCGGAAAAGGCATAGGCATAGGAAAAGGCCAACTGTCTGGCTTCGAGCCCGCGAAGCGCCATCTGGCCCGCCACGGTGATGGGCGCGCCGGGCCCCGATTGGGTCGCCTGGACCGGTGTCGAGACAAATCCGCCACCGGTTGCGACGTCGGACACGTTGAATCCAAACGCATGTTCGCCAAGGTGTCCCTTCACATAGAGTCCGGCGGACCCGTTGACCGAGATCGCCGCACCTGACCGATTGATGCGATCGGCGATGCTCTGAGCCCTCGACAAATTACCCGGCGTGGTATCGCCCGTATCGAAGTTCTCCAGGTCATGAAGCGCATCGCCCAGGCCGAGTCGATCGAATGCCATCCCTCCCCCCTGGACACGGATGTCTACGGTTTGGGTCATCGCCAACCCGGCGGGGTTCCAATAGGTCGCGAGCGCGTTCGTCGTGACGGCGACGCCGGCTCCACCCATGCCCATAGCGCGTGGCCCCGCGATGACGAACTCCGCTGCCGATACATGGGACGGCAAGGTGGCGGCGATCAGCAAAACGGCTAAGCGAATTGATGGCAAGCAGCGCATGTCATGTCCTCGCGCGGATGCGCAACCATGCGAGTCTAGAGAAGGAATCATTGTTCGTCAAGGATTCGCATGGTCTATCCGGCCGCGGTTGTGAGCGATGAAAAGACGGAGCGCATGTTCAAAAACTTCCGGAATCGAGACGGTGGGAGACAGAGCTGCGGTCTCGGGAGACGATCAGCTCAGACGATTTGTCCGTCCTGCATGTGGATGATACGGTCGGACTGGGCGGAGAGTTTATCGTTATGCGTCACGATCACGAACGTGGTTCCGCGTGTTGTTTTCAAGTTGCGCATCAACTCGAACAACCCTTCCCCGCTGTGTGTGTCGAGGTTGCCGGTCGGCTCATCGGCCAGGACCAAGTCCGGATTCTGCATCAGGGCGCGTGCCATGGCGACCCGTTGCTGTTCCCCGCCGGACAGTTCTCCGGGTTTATGATGAAGGCGATGCCCTAATCCGACTTCCGTGAGGAGGGTCGTGGCGTCGGCTGTGACGGATGTGGGTTCCCGTCGTTGGACGAGCGCCGGCATGCAGGCATTCTCCAACGCGGTGAACTCGGCGAGCAGGTGATGAAACTGAAATACAAACCCTATCCGCCGATTGCGGAATTCAGCCTGTTGCGCCTCCGTCATTCGGAACAGGTCCTGTCCATCGAATGTGACGGTTCCGCTGCTCGGTTTGTCGAGGGTTCCGATAATATGCAGGAGGGTGCTTTTGCCGGCTCCAGAGGCTCCGACAATGGCCACCAATTCGCCGCGCTGAATCTCAAGATTGATTCCCTTGAGGACGGGCAGTTCGTAGGATCCCATCGAGAAGGATTTGTTAAGATTGACGACTTTAATCATACGACAATCGTCGAGAGTTTCGCTCTCTGTCACCGTCGACGCCGTGCGTGACGAATGACGTTCATTCGTAACGCAGCGCGGCGACCGGCTCGAGCTTGGCCGCCTGATTAGCCGGGTACACGGTCGCCACAAAACTGATCAGGATGGCGGAACCGGCCACGAGTAACACATCCTCGGCCAGCACGTGAACCGGAATGGTCGAGATATAGTACACGGTTGGGTCGAACGTCCAAAACGTTTGAATCAGCCAGAGAAACGCATAGCCCAGGGGAATCCCGATGCCGGTCCCGGCAAATCCGATGATCAACCCGTTCAGCATGAAAATGCGTCGGATGCTGCGCTTTGTCGCGCCCATCGCCTTGAGAATCGCGATCTCCTTCTGCTTCTCCGTGACAATCATCGTGAGGGTGCTGACAATGTTGAACGAGGCCACGATCGTGATCAGGACGAGAAGCAGAAACATCATCGTCTTCTCCAGCTTCAGCGCCGAGAAGAGGTTGCGGTTCATCTGCATCCAATCTCTGGCCCCGTGACTGAATCCCAGCTCCTGCTCGATACTGCGGGCGATCTCCCCGGCGCGGAACACATCCGTCACCTTGACTTCAATCCCCGACACGCCCGCTTCCATGCTGAAAAACTTCTGCGCCTCGCCGAGTTCGATATACGCCAGCGAGGAGTCGTATTCGTACATCCCGGAGTGGAACAGGGCCACCACGGCGAACGTTCGGATTTTTGGCACCATGCCCATCGCACTCACAGGGCCGACGGGAGAAACCACGTTGACCGTATCGCCGACGAATACGCCCAGCCTGAGCGCCAATTCTTTGCCGAGAATAATACCAGGCTTTTCGACGACCCGTGGGGTGCCCTGAGGGTCATCGATCGGAGCCTGGGTGACTTTCGCCGGTGTGAGCAGATCGAACAGATGTCCACTCGTGATGTTCTTCGAAAGCTCGGTGACATTGGCCTCTCGTTTCGGATCGATCCCCCGCAGGACGATTCCCTGCACGCCGGATTGAGTGGTCAGCAGCACTTGACGAAGCACAAAAGGCGTGGCCGCCACCACGTCGGGCACCGGCCGAATCTTGTCGATCAAGTGATCATAGTCGGTCATGTTCTCTTTCATGCGCTCTTGGACGATGATGTGAGCGGTCGTGCCGAGAATCTTGCTCTGAATATCCTCCCGGAAGCCGGTCATGATGCCGACCGTACCGATCAGCGCCGCTACACCCAGCGTGATGCCGGCGATCGACACGAAGGTGTTCAGCGAGATCGTCCGGTTACGACGCTTCGCGCGCAAGTAACGGAGTCCGACGAAGATTTCATAGGGAAGCGCCACTATGATTTCTCTGGTCTAAGCTGGGGGAAGAGGACCACATCCCGGATGGAAGCTTGATCCGTGAACAACATGATCAATCGGTCGATCCCGATTCCTTCTCCGGCGGTAGGCGGCATCCCGAACTCGAGGGCGCGAAGGAAGTCTTCGTCGACGAGATGGGCTTCTTCATCGCCCGCCTCATGCTGTGCAGCCTGGCCTTCGAACCGTTCGCGTTGATCCAGCGGATCATTCAACTCGGAAAAGGCATTTGCGATTTCCCGCCCGGCGATGTAGAGCTCGAAGCGGTCCGTCAGGGTCGGGTCAGAATCTTTGCGTCGTGCGAGCGGAGAGATTTCGATCGGATAGTCCGTGATGAAGGTCGGCTGTTGGAGGTTGGGTTCGACGGTCTCTTCGAAGATTTCATTCACAATGGTGAATAGGGACGCCTTGGGGTCCACCGGCACATGAAGCCGCTTAGCCGCCGCCAGTGCCTGCTCGCGATCCCGCAGCGCCGATGGCTCGAGGCCATTCACCTCGAGAATGGCTTGGTGATAGGACCATCGTCGCCAAGGGGGGGTAAGCACAATCTCTTTCCCTTGGTATTGCATGACGGTGTGACCCAAGATCTGTTTGGCCAAGCTCGAGACTAGTTCTTCCGTGAGCGCGATCAAATCTTGATAATCCGCGTATGAAACGTAGAACTCCAGCATCGTGAACTCGGGATTATGTATGGTCGAGATGCCTTCGTTCCGGAAGTTTCGGTTGATCTCGAACACGCGTGGAAACCCGCCGACGATCAGGCGTTTCAAATACAGCTCCGGCGCGATACGCAAGTAGAGATCCACGCCGAGCGCATTATGGTGCGTGACGAAAGGCTTGGCGGCTGCGCCACCGGGAATCGGATGCATCATCGGAGTCTCGACCTCGAGAAATCCTCGTTCAATGAGAAACGCTCGGATACCGGCGATG is a genomic window containing:
- a CDS encoding lipoprotein-releasing ABC transporter permease subunit; protein product: MALPYEIFVGLRYLRAKRRNRTISLNTFVSIAGITLGVAALIGTVGIMTGFREDIQSKILGTTAHIIVQERMKENMTDYDHLIDKIRPVPDVVAATPFVLRQVLLTTQSGVQGIVLRGIDPKREANVTELSKNITSGHLFDLLTPAKVTQAPIDDPQGTPRVVEKPGIILGKELALRLGVFVGDTVNVVSPVGPVSAMGMVPKIRTFAVVALFHSGMYEYDSSLAYIELGEAQKFFSMEAGVSGIEVKVTDVFRAGEIARSIEQELGFSHGARDWMQMNRNLFSALKLEKTMMFLLLVLITIVASFNIVSTLTMIVTEKQKEIAILKAMGATKRSIRRIFMLNGLIIGFAGTGIGIPLGYAFLWLIQTFWTFDPTVYYISTIPVHVLAEDVLLVAGSAILISFVATVYPANQAAKLEPVAALRYE
- a CDS encoding ABC transporter ATP-binding protein, which gives rise to MIKVVNLNKSFSMGSYELPVLKGINLEIQRGELVAIVGASGAGKSTLLHIIGTLDKPSSGTVTFDGQDLFRMTEAQQAEFRNRRIGFVFQFHHLLAEFTALENACMPALVQRREPTSVTADATTLLTEVGLGHRLHHKPGELSGGEQQRVAMARALMQNPDLVLADEPTGNLDTHSGEGLFELMRNLKTTRGTTFVIVTHNDKLSAQSDRIIHMQDGQIV
- the traF gene encoding conjugal transfer protein TraF; its protein translation is MRCLPSIRLAVLLIAATLPSHVSAAEFVIAGPRAMGMGGAGVAVTTNALATYWNPAGLAMTQTVDIRVQGGGMAFDRLGLGDALHDLENFDTGDTTPGNLSRAQSIADRINRSGAAISVNGSAGLYVKGHLGEHAFGFNVSDVATGGGFVSTPVQATQSGPGAPITVAGQMALRGLEARQLAFSYAYAFSDKTFSIGMTVKVIQGAAYRGSTDLQGGSGVSTTDHFGKPNISTTYGIDIGAIYRPSSWIRFGIVAKDINKPTFDAAEGGELKLEPQVRAGVAINPYSTLTLTADVDATSNKTFVPGVKSQLLSLGLEQTILSEFLSFRIGTFKNMQDASTPFVPTAGLGVRWFSFRADAGGGYDFREKGALVSASVSFTF
- the lysS gene encoding lysine--tRNA ligase, which produces MDELNEQRQQRIKKLELLREAGVPPYGSRFEVKDRAGALLRMHGEKTKETLEQEKISCTFAGRIVALRRFGKAGFAVLQDGSDRLQVYLKKDLLSQQAYTVVEQLDLGDWIGVTGKLFRTKTNEFTVEVHSLTFLSKALRPLPEKWHGLTDVETRYRQRYVDLIANPQVHQIFSTRSRIIAGIRAFLIERGFLEVETPMMHPIPGGAAAKPFVTHHNALGVDLYLRIAPELYLKRLIVGGFPRVFEINRNFRNEGISTIHNPEFTMLEFYVSYADYQDLIALTEELVSSLAKQILGHTVMQYQGKEIVLTPPWRRWSYHQAILEVNGLEPSALRDREQALAAAKRLHVPVDPKASLFTIVNEIFEETVEPNLQQPTFITDYPIEISPLARRKDSDPTLTDRFELYIAGREIANAFSELNDPLDQRERFEGQAAQHEAGDEEAHLVDEDFLRALEFGMPPTAGEGIGIDRLIMLFTDQASIRDVVLFPQLRPEKS